GGCACCGGGGGCGCGGACACCGTCCTCACCGCACTGTCCGCAGTGATCGACCACGACCACGCGTCGCTGTCCCGGTGGGATCCGCTGCGCCGCCGTCACCTCACCCTGGCCGGCAGCTACCCGGCCGGTGCCACCCGGTACATCGAAAACAGCCTGCACGACGACCCCGGCTTCTCGCTGATCCGGTACTCGGCGGACACCACGCGCTGGTGGCGCGATGTGCCCGGCCCGGTGCGACGGACCTCGACGGGCCTCCAGGCCGTCCTCGATCCGCTGGGTGTCGAGGACGGCGTGGCCCAGTGCCTGTTCGCCGCGGATGGCAGATACGTGGGCATGCTCAATGTCAGCACCACCCGGAAGCGGTGCGACCGGCCGGCCGTCCGGGCTGTGATGACCTTGCTGGGCGAGTGTCTGGCGGCCGTTACCGACCCGCTGCTCGGGCCCCGCTCCTCCGGAGGTCCCGGCGGGCCCGGCGACGCCGTGGCCGGTTCCTGCGCCGTACTCGTGCCGCGGGACGCGGACACCGCCCCGGTCGTGCTGAGCGGCGAGCCCCTGCCCGGTCTGACCGACGCCGGCTCCCCGCTGGCGGCCCTGGTGCGGCGGACGGCCGCCCGGCGGGGGGCGCCGGCCACCGTGCTGGTGCCGTACCGGCAGTGGACCCTCGAACTGCACCTGACCCGCCAGGACGCCGGGACGGTCGCGGTGTGCCGTACCGTCGCCCGCCCCTCGGCGCTCTCCCCGCGCGAGCTGGAAGTACTGGCGGAGCTCACCCAGGGGCGGACCAACCGTGAGATCGCCGACCGGCTCTTCATCGGCCCGCGCACGGTCGCCACGCACATCGAGCACATCCTCACCAAGCTCGACGTCCCCAACCGTGCCGCCGCGGCGGGACGAGCCGTCGCCTGGGGCCTCGAACCGGCGTCCTGATCCCTGTTCCCGCCGCGTTTCCGCCCGCTTCCCCGGGCGCAGTATCGAGAGGTCGGTACAGCGGAGGGAGAGAGCATGACCGTGATCGTCGGGCTCGTGCACAACGGGCGGGTGCATCTGGGCGGGGACTCGGCCGGTGTCGCCGGCCTGCGGCTCACCGTCCGCCGGGATCCGAAGCTCTTCCGCAACGGGCCCTACGTCATGGGTTTCACCACCAGCTTCCGCATGGGACAGCTGCTGCACCACGCGTTCAAGGCACCCAAGCCCCGGGGCGACTTGGACCGGTTCATGGCCACTGTCTTCGTCGACAAGCTGCGCAAGTGCCTCAAGGACGGCGGCTGGGCACGCAAGGACTCCGAGCAGGAGCAGGCCGGGACGTTTCTCGTCGGTGTGCACAGCCGTCTGTTCGCCGTCTACGGGGACTACCAGATAGCCGAGCCCGCCGACGGATACGCGGCCGTGGGATGCGGGGACGAATTCGCCCTCGGTGCCCTCCACGCCACCGCGGACCTGTATCTCAAACCCCGTGAGCGGCTGGGTCTGGCCCTCGCGGCGGCCGGTCACCACAGCGCCGGGGTCTCCGCGCCGTTCAGCTACGTCACCACGCGGAAGCCGCTGCCCTGAGCAGGCTGGTGATCACTCGGCGTCGGGGTGGCCGCCCGCGGCCCGGCGGCGGACCTGGTCCTCCTGGGCCAGCCGTCGCAGCAGTTCGAGCATGGGGCCGGAGAGGGCGAGGACGATGACCGCCTGTTCGGCCAGGGCCGGCGAGTCGTCGAAGGCTGCCGCGCGTTCGAGATCCAGGCGGGCGATGGAATGGGCCAGTTCCGCGTAGGCGACGAGCCTTTCCGGCCGGTAGTCCGCGTCGAGCCGCCTGAGCTCCCGGAGCGCGGTCATCAGCCCCCGGACGTGGGGGGAGGTGCCGGGGACCTGCCAGTCCATGGCCGCGATCAGGCCCATGACGTCCGCCGCGGCAGCCGACTCGGCCGCCGCGTCCCGGTCGGCGTCTCCGGCCGAGGCCGCCGTGACGGGGACGGGCAGGGCGTAGCTGATCGCCTGGAGGGTCTTGTCGGTGTTCTCGGCCTGGTCGACCGTGGCCAGGACGTCGCGGGTGGCGGCGATGGACAGGCCGCCGAGGGTGGTGAGCGCCTTGATCAGCCGCAGGCGCTGGACGTGCTCCTCCCCGTACTCGGCCAGCGTCGCAGCCGTCGCCCTGCCGGCGGGCAGCAGGCCTTCCCGCCGGAAGTACTTGATGCTGGCGACCGGCACGCCGGTCCTGCGGCTGAGCTCCGAGATCTTCATGCGGCGTCCTCGCTGGTGGTGCGGCCGGGCATCCGCCGGTGAACGACTGGACACCCAAGGAAGATACTGCCACTATCCAGTAGCTGGATACCTGAAGTATCTAGCTACTCTATGTAATCGTCTCGGAGAAGTCATGCCTTCCCCTCAGCCCTCCTCCGCGCTCCGCAGCCCGCGGCTGTGGATCGGCTCGGGCCTCATCCTCGCGGTGGTCTCCACCTTGTTCGCCCTGCTCTATGTGGGTGGCAACGTGGACCCCAAGGGCAATCTGCGCGACCTGCCGGTCGCCCTGGTCAACAGCGACCGCGGCGCCGACGCGGGCGGCAAGCACACCAACCTCGGCGACCAGATCGTCTCCGGCATCGAGAAGAAGGCCGGGGACAACCGAAGCACCGAATGGCAGGTCCTCAGCCGGCAGGAAGCCGACAAGCGGCTGGGCCAGGGCAAGGTCTTCGGCGCGCTCGTCGTGCCGAAGGACTTCACCGCCTCGGTGACGGGGCTGACCAACCCGAAGCAGAAGCAGGCCGTCCGGCCGGCCCTGACGGTGCTGACCAACCAGTCGGCCGGCAGCATCGGTTCCTCCATGGCGAGCCAGGCGGCCCAGAAGGCCGCCCACGCCGCCTCCGCCCAGATCGGCAAGGACCTCCTCGACCGCGCGAAGAGCCAGGGGGCCAAGCTCGCTCCGGCCGCCCAGCTGATGCTCGCCGACCCCGCGACCGTGGAGGTCGCCGACGGCCACCCGGTCGGCTCGCACAGCGCCATGGGTCTGAGCGCCTTCTACTACGCGCTGGTCCTGGTCGTCTGCGGCATGCTCGGTGCCAACGCGATCAGCTCGCAGGTCGACACCGCCCTCGGCTATGTGCACACCGACTTCGGGCCCTTCCGTCAGCGCATGCCCGTCCAGCACACGAGCCGGGTGCGCACGCTGGCCATCGGCACCGTCCTCATGCTCGGCCTCTCGGTCGTCATGGGTTCGCTCGTCCAGGCCGCCACGGTCGGCATCCTCGACATGGACGCCTCCCATCTCGGTCTGCTCTGGCTCTACTCCGTGGGCACCATCGCGGTCGTCGGCGTGAGCGCGCTGGCACTGCTCTCCGTCTTCGGTACGCCCGGCATGCTGCTCTCGGCCATCATCTTCGTCGCCATGGCCGTCCCCTCGTCCGGCGCGACCGTCCCGCTGCAGGCACTGCCGGACTTCTTCCGCGCGCTCGCGGCGTTCGAGCCGCTGCGGCAGATCACCGGGGGCCTGCGCGCCATCCTCTACTACGACGCCCAGGCCGACGCCGGCCTCACCCGCGCCTGGATCTCCATGGGCATCGCCCTGGTCGTCTCCGTCCTCTTCGGCTTCGGCGTCACCCGCTTCTACGACCGCAAGGGCCTGCACCGCATCCCCCACCCTGCGTCCGCGGATTCCGCCGAGGGTGACGAGTCCGCCGAGACCACACCGGCACCTGCGACGGCCTGAAGGCCGTAGGCACGACACAACACCCCTCGTGCACCGCAACGGGACGTGCCCGGCGAAGTGGATTCGCCGGGCACGTCGTCGTCGGTGCACCTGTGGAGAGGCGGGTACGGGAACTCAGATGTTCCAGTAGTGGTCCGCCCAGGTGCCGCAGGGCCATTGGATGGCCTTCTCCCCCTGAACGCGGCTGGCCCCGGGGATGGCCAGGCACTGGCCGCTGTTCCAGTTCACCAGGCGCGTGCCCCGGTTGGTGTACTCGACGCCCCAGTAGTGGTCCTTCCAGGTGCCGCAGGGCCACTGGATGACCTGGGTGCCCGCGTTCGTGCTGCCGCCCGGTACGGCGAGGCACTGCTGGCTGTTGAGGTTTCGCAGGCGGTAGTAGCTACGGCCTCCGCTGTTGAAGGCGTACTCGAACTGCCAGTAGTGATCCCGCCAGTTGCCACAGCCCCACTGGATCAGCCCGATGCCGTTCTCGGTACTGCCACCGGGAACGGCCAGGCAGTGGGCGCTGTTCGCGTTGCGTACCCAGCCGTAGGCGGTGGCACCGCTCGGGCCGGGCCTGCTGTCCGGGGCCGCGGCGGACGCGTCGGCGATCCCCGACGTGACGAGCGTTGCTGCGGC
The window above is part of the Streptomyces syringium genome. Proteins encoded here:
- a CDS encoding helix-turn-helix transcriptional regulator → MTAKQSTTDVLSAALHVREAARRAVCGTGGADTVLTALSAVIDHDHASLSRWDPLRRRHLTLAGSYPAGATRYIENSLHDDPGFSLIRYSADTTRWWRDVPGPVRRTSTGLQAVLDPLGVEDGVAQCLFAADGRYVGMLNVSTTRKRCDRPAVRAVMTLLGECLAAVTDPLLGPRSSGGPGGPGDAVAGSCAVLVPRDADTAPVVLSGEPLPGLTDAGSPLAALVRRTAARRGAPATVLVPYRQWTLELHLTRQDAGTVAVCRTVARPSALSPRELEVLAELTQGRTNREIADRLFIGPRTVATHIEHILTKLDVPNRAAAAGRAVAWGLEPAS
- a CDS encoding MerR family transcriptional regulator → MKISELSRRTGVPVASIKYFRREGLLPAGRATAATLAEYGEEHVQRLRLIKALTTLGGLSIAATRDVLATVDQAENTDKTLQAISYALPVPVTAASAGDADRDAAAESAAAADVMGLIAAMDWQVPGTSPHVRGLMTALRELRRLDADYRPERLVAYAELAHSIARLDLERAAAFDDSPALAEQAVIVLALSGPMLELLRRLAQEDQVRRRAAGGHPDAE
- a CDS encoding YhgE/Pip domain-containing protein, which produces MPSPQPSSALRSPRLWIGSGLILAVVSTLFALLYVGGNVDPKGNLRDLPVALVNSDRGADAGGKHTNLGDQIVSGIEKKAGDNRSTEWQVLSRQEADKRLGQGKVFGALVVPKDFTASVTGLTNPKQKQAVRPALTVLTNQSAGSIGSSMASQAAQKAAHAASAQIGKDLLDRAKSQGAKLAPAAQLMLADPATVEVADGHPVGSHSAMGLSAFYYALVLVVCGMLGANAISSQVDTALGYVHTDFGPFRQRMPVQHTSRVRTLAIGTVLMLGLSVVMGSLVQAATVGILDMDASHLGLLWLYSVGTIAVVGVSALALLSVFGTPGMLLSAIIFVAMAVPSSGATVPLQALPDFFRALAAFEPLRQITGGLRAILYYDAQADAGLTRAWISMGIALVVSVLFGFGVTRFYDRKGLHRIPHPASADSAEGDESAETTPAPATA
- a CDS encoding RICIN domain-containing protein; this encodes MKSHYRLPGILAAAAATLVTSGIADASAAAPDSRPGPSGATAYGWVRNANSAHCLAVPGGSTENGIGLIQWGCGNWRDHYWQFEYAFNSGGRSYYRLRNLNSQQCLAVPGGSTNAGTQVIQWPCGTWKDHYWGVEYTNRGTRLVNWNSGQCLAIPGASRVQGEKAIQWPCGTWADHYWNI